Proteins encoded in a region of the Streptomyces sp. NBC_00513 genome:
- a CDS encoding MFS transporter, with protein sequence MTSTQLATPRIPGAARHPGRPGVALAVIAACQLMVVLDATIVNIALPHIQTALSFSTTDLSWVISAYTLAFGGLLLLGGRAGDILGRRRVFITGILLFTLASLLGGFAQEPWQLLAARALQGVGGAIASPTSLALITTTFAEGPERNRAFGVFAAVSAGGGAIGLLTGGMLTEWLDWRWVLFVNVPIGILIAVLAPLYISESERHPGRFDIAGALTSTGGMASLVYGFILASEDGWRDALTLASFAAAVVLLGLFVIVESRAREPIIPLRMFADRNRAGTYVIMLGLAAAMFGMFFFIVQFVQNVLGFSPIRSGLGFLPVTVAIVTAAGLSQRFLPRFGPKPFMVLGSALTGTGLTWLTFIRTDSSYVSGVLGPMLLFGFGMGLNFVTLTLTAVSGVAPKEAGAASGLLNAAQQVGGSLGLSILVTVFGTAGRDEVERQVPAFLAQAEPEQLAAFKATGQLPDPWGDIVLTQGISTAFIAAVAMAGLALATALLVIRVRKSDLEALNGTAEKAGPVG encoded by the coding sequence GTGACAAGCACTCAACTGGCCACGCCCCGAATACCCGGCGCCGCCCGACATCCCGGGCGCCCGGGAGTGGCACTCGCGGTCATCGCCGCCTGCCAGCTCATGGTGGTTCTCGACGCGACGATCGTGAACATCGCGCTCCCTCACATCCAGACCGCGCTCTCCTTCTCCACCACCGACCTGTCATGGGTGATCAGCGCGTACACCCTGGCTTTCGGCGGCCTGCTGCTGCTCGGCGGCCGGGCCGGCGACATCCTGGGGCGGCGCCGCGTCTTCATCACCGGCATCCTGCTCTTCACCCTCGCCTCGCTCCTCGGCGGCTTCGCCCAGGAGCCCTGGCAACTGCTGGCGGCCCGCGCCCTCCAGGGGGTCGGCGGGGCGATCGCCTCACCGACCTCGCTCGCCCTGATCACCACGACCTTCGCCGAGGGCCCCGAGCGCAATCGCGCCTTCGGCGTGTTCGCCGCCGTCTCGGCGGGTGGCGGCGCGATCGGCCTGTTGACGGGCGGCATGCTCACCGAGTGGCTCGACTGGCGTTGGGTCCTCTTCGTCAACGTGCCGATCGGCATCCTGATCGCCGTCCTCGCGCCGCTCTACATCAGCGAGTCCGAACGTCATCCCGGTCGCTTCGACATCGCCGGGGCCCTCACGTCCACCGGCGGCATGGCCTCGCTCGTCTACGGCTTCATCCTCGCGTCGGAGGACGGTTGGCGCGACGCGCTCACCCTCGCTTCCTTCGCCGCCGCCGTCGTGCTCCTGGGGTTGTTCGTGATCGTCGAATCGCGGGCACGTGAACCGATCATCCCGCTGCGGATGTTCGCCGACCGCAATCGCGCCGGCACCTACGTGATCATGCTCGGCCTCGCAGCCGCGATGTTCGGCATGTTCTTCTTCATCGTCCAGTTCGTCCAGAACGTGCTCGGCTTCTCCCCGATCCGTTCCGGACTCGGCTTCCTGCCGGTCACCGTCGCCATCGTGACGGCAGCCGGTCTCTCGCAACGCTTCCTTCCGCGATTCGGACCCAAGCCCTTCATGGTCCTCGGGTCCGCGCTCACCGGCACGGGCCTGACCTGGCTGACGTTCATCCGGACGGACAGTTCCTACGTGTCCGGGGTGTTGGGCCCGATGCTCCTCTTCGGCTTCGGCATGGGGCTCAACTTCGTGACCCTCACCCTCACCGCCGTCTCCGGGGTGGCACCGAAGGAGGCCGGTGCTGCCTCCGGTCTGCTCAACGCCGCCCAGCAGGTCGGCGGCTCGCTCGGCCTGTCCATCCTGGTGACCGTCTTCGGCACGGCCGGTCGCGACGAGGTCGAAAGGCAGGTCCCCGCGTTCCTGGCGCAGGCGGAACCGGAGCAACTGGCGGCCTTCAAGGCGACCGGCCAGCTACCCGACCCGTGGGGCGACATCGTCCTCACCCAGGGCATCTCCACCGCGTTCATCGCCGCCGTGGCGATGGCCGGGCTCGCCCTGGCCACGGCGCTGTTGGTGATCCGGGTGCGCAAGAGCGACCTGGAGGCCCTCAACGGAACCGCCGAGAAGGCCGGCCCCGTGGGCTGA
- a CDS encoding TetR/AcrR family transcriptional regulator, translating to MTGSRWSEAAPGRRRGPELERAILDAALEQLSTVGWNALTMEAVAAGARTGKAAVYRRWPSKAELVVEVLRAGLPSLGEIEDHGSIREDLHHLCARMRDVMRSRAGEALRAVLHECDHIHADRFRGVIWKGLHEPAQDLIRDLVERGIKRGDVREDAAAPFVTDVIPAMFMYRAKVYGSEWEDPDIAELIDRVMVPMLRP from the coding sequence ATGACGGGTTCACGCTGGTCGGAGGCCGCGCCGGGGCGCAGACGGGGTCCGGAGCTCGAAAGGGCGATTCTCGACGCGGCCTTGGAGCAGTTGAGCACCGTCGGGTGGAACGCGCTCACGATGGAGGCCGTCGCGGCGGGCGCGCGCACCGGGAAGGCGGCCGTCTATCGGCGCTGGCCGTCGAAGGCGGAACTCGTCGTGGAGGTGCTGCGGGCCGGATTGCCGTCACTGGGTGAGATCGAGGATCACGGATCGATTCGTGAGGACCTCCACCACCTGTGTGCGCGGATGCGTGACGTGATGAGGTCGCGAGCCGGTGAAGCACTGCGTGCGGTGCTTCACGAATGTGATCACATCCACGCCGATCGCTTTCGGGGGGTGATCTGGAAGGGATTGCACGAACCCGCTCAAGACCTGATCAGGGACCTGGTGGAACGCGGAATCAAGCGGGGTGACGTCCGTGAGGACGCGGCGGCTCCGTTCGTCACCGACGTGATCCCGGCCATGTTCATGTATCGCGCAAAGGTGTACGGAAGCGAATGGGAGGACCCCGACATCGCGGAACTGATCGACCGCGTCATGGTGCCGATGCTCAGACCCTGA
- a CDS encoding DUF4173 domain-containing protein, translated as MVAAYVSARAAGRTIRPWTVVWSLGCVALLAVPALRDSAWPSTLAVLAAVSPAALALHGTRRWPGVLLSPLGFVDTAITGVGWAWEGVRSRGGGVARTRWLPIAKATVVAVVLLFVFGALFASADAAFADLLGGLTPDISVGESPFRVALFLVGALCALSVARTAAAPLRWDRVSTTPGKPRSRVEWALPLVVLNLLFAGFIAVQLAVLFGGYDKVLERTDLTYAEYARQGFWQLLWATVFVLVVIALALRWAPRGGPGDRRFVRVVLGTLCLLALVVVASAVRRMDLYVDAYGLTRLRLSVVTLELWLGLVIVLLMAAGAFGGRWLACAVAGSAAATVLAFGLMSPDGIIAETNVARYTSDEKIDVEYFRHLSADAAPALDRLPEPQRSCALIGVRDDLAESEGAPWFATSLAQSRARRILDARPVTATAHDCVRLGLYGGRSEY; from the coding sequence ATGGTCGCCGCGTACGTCTCCGCCCGTGCGGCCGGTCGTACGATCCGACCCTGGACCGTGGTCTGGTCCCTGGGCTGCGTGGCCCTGCTCGCCGTCCCGGCCCTGCGCGACTCCGCCTGGCCGTCCACGCTCGCCGTCCTCGCCGCCGTCTCGCCGGCCGCGCTGGCCCTGCACGGAACCCGCCGCTGGCCGGGCGTCCTGCTCAGCCCGCTCGGCTTCGTCGACACCGCGATCACAGGCGTCGGCTGGGCCTGGGAAGGGGTGCGTTCGCGCGGCGGCGGCGTGGCCCGTACGCGTTGGCTGCCCATCGCCAAGGCGACGGTCGTGGCCGTCGTCCTCCTGTTCGTGTTCGGGGCGCTGTTCGCCTCCGCCGACGCGGCCTTCGCGGACCTGCTGGGCGGTCTGACCCCGGACATCTCCGTCGGGGAGAGCCCGTTCCGCGTCGCCCTGTTCCTGGTGGGCGCGCTCTGCGCCCTCTCGGTCGCCCGGACCGCCGCCGCGCCGCTGCGCTGGGACCGCGTCTCGACGACCCCGGGCAAGCCGCGCTCCCGCGTGGAGTGGGCGCTTCCGCTCGTCGTGCTCAACCTGCTGTTCGCGGGGTTCATCGCGGTGCAACTGGCCGTCCTGTTCGGCGGGTACGACAAGGTCCTGGAGCGCACGGACCTGACCTACGCCGAGTACGCCCGCCAGGGCTTCTGGCAGTTGCTCTGGGCCACCGTGTTCGTTCTGGTCGTCATCGCCCTCGCCCTGCGCTGGGCACCCCGCGGCGGTCCGGGCGACCGCCGCTTCGTCCGGGTGGTCCTGGGCACCCTGTGCCTGCTGGCACTGGTCGTGGTCGCCTCCGCGGTGCGCCGGATGGACCTGTACGTGGACGCGTACGGGCTGACCCGGCTGCGCCTGTCGGTGGTCACCTTGGAACTGTGGCTCGGGCTCGTGATCGTGCTGCTCATGGCGGCCGGCGCGTTCGGCGGGCGTTGGCTGGCTTGTGCGGTGGCCGGCAGCGCCGCCGCTACCGTCCTGGCCTTCGGGCTGATGTCCCCGGACGGGATCATCGCCGAGACGAACGTCGCCCGGTACACGTCGGACGAGAAGATCGACGTGGAGTACTTCCGCCATCTGTCGGCCGATGCGGCACCCGCCCTGGACCGCCTGCCCGAACCTCAGCGCTCCTGCGCCCTGATCGGCGTCCGTGACGACCTGGCGGAGTCCGAGGGCGCGCCCTGGTTCGCGACGAGCCTGGCGCAGTCCCGAGCGCGCCGCATCCTCGACGCGCGCCCGGTCACGGCCACCGCACACGACTGCGTACGGCTCGGCCTGTACGGCGGCCGCAGCGAGTACTGA
- a CDS encoding ribonuclease HII, which produces MPYEAPTHAVERSLRATTGAKVIAGVDEVGRGAWAGPVTVCAAITGLRRPPAGLTDSKLLTPKRREALLDVLEDWVTAHALGHASPEEIDALGMTAALRLAAVRALESLPVRPDAVILDGKHDYLGSPWRVRTVIKGDQSCVAVAAASVIAKVRRDRMMADLAEQGGGIEDFAFAANAGYPSPVHRAALEELGPTPYHRLSWSYLDALPRWRHLKKVRRSEESVELENGGQLGFDF; this is translated from the coding sequence ATGCCGTACGAAGCACCCACCCACGCCGTCGAACGCTCCCTCCGTGCAACCACCGGCGCCAAGGTCATAGCCGGGGTCGACGAAGTCGGACGAGGGGCCTGGGCCGGACCCGTCACCGTGTGCGCGGCGATCACCGGCCTGCGCCGGCCGCCCGCGGGACTCACCGACTCCAAACTGCTCACCCCCAAGCGGCGCGAGGCGCTCCTCGACGTCCTGGAGGACTGGGTCACCGCGCACGCTCTCGGGCACGCCTCCCCCGAGGAGATCGATGCGCTCGGGATGACGGCGGCCCTGCGGCTCGCCGCGGTGCGAGCCCTGGAATCCCTGCCGGTGCGGCCCGACGCGGTGATCCTCGACGGCAAGCACGACTACCTCGGTTCGCCCTGGCGGGTCCGCACGGTGATCAAGGGGGACCAGTCCTGCGTCGCCGTCGCCGCCGCCTCCGTGATCGCCAAGGTCCGGCGCGACCGGATGATGGCCGACCTGGCCGAACAGGGCGGCGGAATCGAGGACTTCGCCTTCGCCGCGAACGCCGGCTACCCCTCGCCCGTGCACCGCGCGGCGCTGGAGGAGCTGGGGCCCACCCCGTACCACCGGCTCTCGTGGTCGTACCTCGACGCGCTGCCCCGTTGGCGGCACCTCAAAAAGGTGCGCCGCAGCGAGGAGAGCGTGGAGCTGGAAAACGGAGGCCAACTCGGGTTCGATTTCTGA